The Hordeum vulgare subsp. vulgare chromosome 4H, MorexV3_pseudomolecules_assembly, whole genome shotgun sequence genomic interval ACGATGCTTATCCAGGTTCGGACCCTCTtgaaggaggtaaaaccctacatcttgCTCTTGTGTATATTGATCGTGGAGTATATGCATCCAAGCGTTAAACAAATTGTTAATAAAAAAATCTTGAATCAACGCCACATGCATGAAAGAAAGGAATTCTTGTGTAGTATTCTTTTTGTTAACCAGAATCAACGCCACATGTTAAGATGTTAAAATTGAATTCTTGTGTAGTCACTTAAACATGTTAAAATTGAATTATTGTTTTACAAGTCAACTACTCCACATCTTAACCAAGGTAAAATTGAATTCTTGTGTAGTATTCTTTTTGTTAACCAGAATCAACGCCACATGCATGAAAGAAAGGAATGGTAAGAAAGTGTAGATAAGACTATCCATAATGAGTAAGTTAAACTAGTACTAACATACACATGTTATCAGTCTATGTTACTACCTTTATAATGAGGAATAACATATGTATAAAGTCATACAATACATCATTTATTAGCTTATAGACTCATCTTGTCTTGGTAAGTATAATGTAGTACTCATAATATGAATAACTACTCCAGCTATGTTACTCAATATGTCTCTCCTTATTAATTAGCAAtgatattattatttttttgcttAGATGACATTTATGTTACTACTTATGTTGTACTCTCTCCGTGAACAGTCTAAGTGACTATATGCATCCAAGCGTTAAACAAATTGTTaataaaaaaatcataatttttgtttcaattagtgttagTGACCTTATATAAATGCAAAATGCATTTTTCATAATAGCCTTTTGTAAGAAAATGAAAGGAGTAAGGCGAACATCATAAGATGAACCTGATGAACTGGAAATATCATTCTTTTTCTAACCATGTAGGAGTACGTTCGCCTTACCATTTAATTGTTGATAAGGGAAAGCGTGGGAATGCACGGAATACAGGGAGGGAGGAGCACCGAAGAAACGGACCGCATTCAAATTCGCCGCCCAGCCAAGTCGATCAGTCACAGGCTCGCTCATCAGTCATCACACACCACCACGATCGACGGCGACCTGTCATCGACGCAACGTCGGTCTCCCGTCTCGCCTGCTAATAATCAATACACGTACCACTAGCACCGGCTTTCTGCTGTTCACGTACATCGTCTTTTTTTTCCCAGATAGAGAACACCGCAATTAGGTACACGTACTTCGTCTAATCACATCACcacgtagtggtagtagtggttagTCCTGCTGCCAAACGTGCATGTGTACGCGGGCACATGCATCTGTGTACACTGATCAAAATTGATTGATTGTGGTGCTGTACACATTAAATATGTCTGTGCATCGACCTGCCCTGCCCACCAACACGTCGCTGTGTGCGTATTTGCACCGCCAAAATGTGCGGCTTTTTTTCGGACTCACGTTAACTAGCGGTCGGTGCCTCATCAGTAGTAACTGGCAGTAATTGATGTCTGATGATGAAGGAATTGCTGCTTAAACTACTCGTACACCAGTGGCGTGGAACTACTACTGGTTAGAGTACTCCTTAGAGGGGCCTCACAACTAATGCGTGATTACATTGGATCCCTTCAGTCTATTCCGTATTTATGCGGGAAATTCCGTATGTGGTAtcaacatttaaaaaaaatactaatTAAAGGAGTGATAAACGAACAAACATTATCATGAACTTTGTTGAGATTGCTTGGAAAGCGAAAATTTCACGAGAATTTGTTGGAAGCTGGAAACACAAATTCTTGTGAAATTCCGGCGTTCAAGCGGGCCGCTAATCAAACAGGGCCGGCGTAGAACTTTCTGAGATCTCAAATAACCGACGACATTTTGCCGCTTAACTAACCAACAAGCTAATGTGCACTCCTCATGATGCTAAGATCGTCACCTGCCTTGTCGCCGAcgaggtcctcctcctccttgtcgttGCCATGCAGGCTCTGGTTTGATGAGGCAGGCGAGCGCGAGGCGTCGTTCCGGCCGCCGCATTGTTCTTCCTCTGTCGTTGCTGTGGCGGGCGTGACGTCGCCTTCGCAGCCACATGTGCTGCTCGACGTGCTGGTGCTGGTACTGGCGGTgctcccgctgccgccgctggcgctggtggtcgtcatcgtcgtcgtcgtcgctgtggtggtggtggttggtgCGGCGGAAGAGGACGAcgccggcggcgcggcgaggctgACCAGGAGGTCGACGAAGGCGCCGACGATGAGTGCGTGGTTGTGCTTGCCGTTGATCCGTAGGTACCAAACGAGGAGCTCCTCCAGCGCTTCCCAGCCGCGCAGCCCGTGCGCTGCCACCATCTCCTCCATGGAGGCCCGGAAGTCCCCGTACGGGTCCTCCgagtccaccgccaccgccacgctCTCCTCCACCAGCGACGTCGACGCAATCGGCTCCGACTGCGGCTTCTCCTCGGCCTCATCCGCTGGTGCTTCCGCCGACTGCTTCCCCGGCGACAGCGCCAAGATGGAGTTGGACGCCGGGCCCGGGGGGTCGACGAAGAAGCGGTCGGTGGACGTGCGGCCGAGGCTGCGGATCACCGCCTCCGACCACTCCTCCGACGCGGTCGTCGTCGAGAAACCATCATCGTCATCCAGCTCCAGCACGccctgcccctcctcctcctcgtcgtcgaagCAGGAGCCGTCGGCGGAGATGTAGTCGAGCTGGTAGACGGAGTTGACCGTCTTGTACATTTCCCCGGTGCCGCCGTGGATGAGCCTCGCGGCCGCCCCGGGGCCCCTGCCGACAGCGGCGGTTCTGCAGGGCCGGCGACGGTCTTCCTCGCGGAAGGAGGCGGTCTGTGGATTCCGGCACGAAGGCCACGGCCAGGGCGGAGAAGGCTCGTCGGCGCCGGCGGGGAGCTTGGAGAAGATGGAGGTGAGACCTTTCTTGCCCATTGGAACCCCCACACGGCTCGAACGAAGGGATTACCGGGAGACGAACGAATCGAGGAAGGAGATGAGCTCGAGCGTAGAGAGAGAAAGTGGTTGAGGTGATGGAATGGGAACTATGGAGGGAAACGGGGGCAGCGTGAGGTAGAGAGTAGAGCTGCTGCAAGCAATTAAGAGAGGGAGAGCGCACAACACATGGGGATGGGACCGCGGATCATGTGCCCGTATTTATCTACTCTGTCTCACTCTCTGCCTAGAGTTGTAGAGCGTGATGCAAATGCAACAAATGTTATTTTTAGCGGGAAGCAAATGCAACAGTTGATACCGTGTCAGCTAGCTACAGTTTGTTTATCCAACCGGTGGTTACCCAAGTCAGCTCTTCCCGGTTTGGAATGAGGAAGTTCTTTTTGGAAGATTCTCCTGATTTGGGATGCGGAATTTCTTTTCTGGAAAATTCGTATGTCCATTTGAAACGAAGAATTTCGTTGGTGTTAGTAGGCTTTTAGTTTTTCAAATATAGTATGTTCTGTCTAGACTGTTTCGATCGTGTTGCAGTTTCTACTAACGTAGAACGTAGCATCAAGCGAATTCTCTAACGAGGAGATTGAGAAGGCATTGTTTGACATGGGCCCACCAAAGCTCCGGGCCCAGTTGGGATGCCGGCGTTAGTTTAAAAATAATTTATCTCACGGATTAATAATTTGATTGAAGATTCATTTTCATTGTTAGGTTCGTCTTGACGAGACCTTGAAAATAAGATCCCATCTTAACAtgttttgttgattttttttcgtCGTTCATAGTTGCCACATTTATAGCACCATAGTTATCATCTTACGGGTGTACAGTTGTCATAAAAATTATATATAGCTACCGGGATAATAATTTCATAGTTTTTAAGCATTGCAATGTTATGTGGAGCTACAACGTGGATATTAAAGCACTAATAATaaacaagtaaatgcatgaaccaATAGAAGTACAATGAATCAAGTTTTTAATGGGTATATCGACATTCATAAACCTAATAACCAAGTTGATTTATTGTGGAAACTATGTGATAAATAATGTGACAAGTAAGTGATAGTAATCTGGCAAGTACCGACGAAAACAATAGTTATCGAAACATGtcgatatgagatctagttttggaGATCTGGTCGCAAAAAAGTCAATGATGAAAGCGGATCATTAATTAAGATTACGGTTTGGAAGATAAATCTTTTTGAAAATACAAAATCAAAAGAATATTTAATAATATCATAGTTGTGTAatgttgcatgcatgcaaaaatttGATGAAAGAAAGCCGCCGTACCGGAAGACTAATATGCGGCGCCGTTCCCTAGTGAATTCCAAGATTAATTAGTGAAGGCGGTCCATGATTTTTGAAGGGTCGGGAGTTCCCGGAAGATTTCAATGATACGATATTGGTTTAAATTACGACGATGAGGGTGTCGACTTCCCTGTCTTTATTTTGGGGTCATGAGGTGTGTTTACTCAGCCCGCTTTCCTGTTAAATTGAATGGGAATTGTCGGATCGCTTTACTCCATCGAGGGGTCTCAAACAAGGCAAACAACTCTCATAatgtcttttcttcttttgcgtgGAGGGATTTTCTACGTTGTTACGGTCGGCGGAGGAAAATAGAGCATTAT includes:
- the LOC123446210 gene encoding transcription repressor OFP13-like encodes the protein MGKKGLTSIFSKLPAGADEPSPPWPWPSCRNPQTASFREEDRRRPCRTAAVGRGPGAAARLIHGGTGEMYKTVNSVYQLDYISADGSCFDDEEEEGQGVLELDDDDGFSTTTASEEWSEAVIRSLGRTSTDRFFVDPPGPASNSILALSPGKQSAEAPADEAEEKPQSEPIASTSLVEESVAVAVDSEDPYGDFRASMEEMVAAHGLRGWEALEELLVWYLRINGKHNHALIVGAFVDLLVSLAAPPASSSSAAPTTTTTATTTTMTTTSASGGSGSTASTSTSTSSSTCGCEGDVTPATATTEEEQCGGRNDASRSPASSNQSLHGNDKEEEDLVGDKAGDDLSIMRSAH